AGCCAAGGGCATGACTGCAACCGAAACCGCGCTAGCCGACCGTATCGACGCCGTTCTGCCGCAAACCCAATGCGGCAAGTGCGGCTACGCCGGCTGCCGGCCTTACGCGGAAGCCATCAGCAGCGGCGACGCGGACATTAACCAATGCCCGCCGGGCGGCGCTAACGGAATTCGGTTGCTCGCGGACGTGCTTGGGGTTGCGGCCAAACCGTTGAACCCGGCATTTGGCGTCGAGCGTCTACGGCTGATCGCGGTGATTAACGAAGCCGAATGCATCGGCTGCACCAAATGCCTGCCGCCGTGTCCGACCGATGCCATTTTGGGCGCCGCCAAACATATGCATACCGTCATCACCGAGCTATGCACCGGTTGCGAATTGTGCGTTGCACCATGCCCGATGAATTGCATCGCCATGGTGCCGGCCGATAATGCCGATTGGACTCCGGAGGACGCCGGCCGCGCTCGCGTTCGTTATCAAGCGCGCAACCGACGCTTGGCCAGGCTGGAAGCAGAAAAGGCCGAGCGTCAG
Above is a window of Methylomonas koyamae DNA encoding:
- a CDS encoding RnfABCDGE type electron transport complex subunit B, whose translation is MTATETALADRIDAVLPQTQCGKCGYAGCRPYAEAISSGDADINQCPPGGANGIRLLADVLGVAAKPLNPAFGVERLRLIAVINEAECIGCTKCLPPCPTDAILGAAKHMHTVITELCTGCELCVAPCPMNCIAMVPADNADWTPEDAGRARVRYQARNRRLARLEAEKAERQLRQKQMLAKLRSAKKTA